The genomic segment CATCGGCATCTCCCGGATCTTCTCGGCGTCGAACTTCAGGACGTATTCAGCGCTCACGCTCTAAGTCCCCATCCTCTCTGTATGTTAAACGTTCTTATACCCCTCGGGCGTCAACCTTTAGTTAACCGCATTTGCCGCCAAAATGCAAGTACGACGGCCTGCGGGACGGGCTTCGCAGGGATCGCCGGAATATGCTTTTATTCGTCACTTTCCGCAGGAAAGAAGCGGGGGACGAACGATTTGTACCGCCCGGGCTTGTCCTCCGCCCTGCGGACGCCATTAAGCGAAGGCGCCTCGGAGCCGCGCCTTCGCTTAACCGACTGTACCCTTCCGCGCTCCTCGGGAGGAGGAACCTACATGGGTGCGAGAGTCTCTCCGGGGAAACTCCCACTTCATACTATGTGCCCCGATTCCAAATGACACCGCCTGACGCCCAATTTAAGCAGGCCCGGGCCATACTCCCAAGCTTCGCTCCGCCGCTGCACATAGTATGGGGAATCTAAGCCGGGAAGGAGACCAGCACATGGATTCGAGCGCTCTCCTTCGCCTCCTCCGCCGCCTGCTCTCGGGCGGCGGAGAGCGTGGCGCCAGAACGATCGTGCGTTTCGCGAAGCACGAGGACGGCCGCCGGTTTCTCGCGAGGCTGGCCGCCAGGCGGTCGAGAAGCGCCGCACTGCGGGCCGCTCGACCGATCCGGGTCATCGGCGGCTTCAGCCTGCCGCTTCGGGCCGCCTCCCTGACGCCTCTGCTGAGTTACGGCTGTATGTTGGAGGAAGACCGCAGCGTCAAGATCAGCCACGCGCTGCCGAGACCGTCCGCTCAATCGTTCAGCAAGATGGACATTCCCTGGGGCGTGCGGCGCATCCGCGCACCCCAGGCCTGGAGCCGTACGACAGGACAACGAGTTAAGGTCGGCGTGATCGACACAGGCGTAGACTTCAGCCATCCCGACCTTCGCCACGCCTTGAACCGCGGCATCAATCTCCTGCAGCGAGCCTCGCTGCCGCATGACGACAACGGGCACGGCACCCACATTGCGGGGACGATCTCCGCAGCGAACGCTTCGCGCGGCATGATCGGCGTCGCGCCCCGGACGGAGCTCTACCCGGTCAAGGCGTTCGATACCGACGGCTCCGCGTACGTGTCCGACATCATCCTCGGCATCGAGTGGTGCATCCATCACGGCATGGACATCGTCAACATGAGCTTCGGCATGCCCAACCGGAGCGACGTGCTGCTTAAGGCGGTGGAGAGCGCGTACAAGGCCGGCGTGCTGATCGTCGCCTCGTCGGGCAACGACGGCAGGAAAGGTCGGATCGATTACCCGGCCGGCTTCTCGCACACCGTCGCCGTCGGCGCGCTCGACCGGCGCGGACGGATCGCGCGCTTTACGAACCGCAGCGCCGCCATCGACATCTTTGCCCCCGGCGCCAAGGTTGAGTCCGCCTGGCCGAACGGCCGCCGCCGCCTCATGAGCGGCACGTCGATGGCCACCTCGCACGTCACCGGCGCGGTGGCGCTGCTGCTGGCGCTCCGGCCAGGACTGTCCCCGGGCCGGATCAAGGACATCCTGCGCCGATCCGCAAAGCCGCTCGGATACGACAAAGCTCCCCAGGGGGCCGGGGAGCTGGACGTGCTGCGCTTGCTGGAGATCGCGGGCGAGTCTTCCGGCGGCGCCGGAGGAACGCCGGGGGACCGGTCGGCAGGGTCGAAGTCGTTGTAGAGAAGCGGACCTCCGCGTCGTTTCAGGTGCCAAGTTGCTGGATTCATGCCGCTAACGCCGGCGGTTTACTGCCTCAGGCGCTCTTAACGGCACGCTCTACCGTTAACCGCCCCAGTCAACCTCCATTTATGCATTTAGCGGCATAAAGTGCCGCTAACGCCTACATACGCTTGGACTCAGCCGCCCTTAGCGGCATTAAATACCGCTAACACCTTGAGCTCACCGTCCCGAGTACCCTTAACGGCATGAAATGCCGCTAACACCTTGAGCTCACCGTCCCGAGTACCCTTAACGGCATGAAATGCCGCTAACACCTTGAGCTCGCCGTCCCAGACACCGTTTGCGAAAAAAGTGCCGCTATCCACCATAAATATTCCCGTTGTCCGCTACCAACCCGCTCTTTCGGCGCCCGTTAGCGGCTGCCTGCCGCCAAGTCCCGCTTACATTTGCTCGGGCGCAGATACGCCGATCAGACGCAGGCCGTTGGCCAGCGTGTGGCGCAGCGCGGCGAGCAGTTGCAGGCGTGCCTGGCTCTGCGCGGCATCCTCGGTGATGACGCGCTCCGCGCGGTAGTAGCTGTGGAACAACGCCGCCAGCTCGTACACGTAGCGCACGATATGGTGCGGCGCGTAGTCCTTCGCCGAGTCGGCGACGACGGCGGGGAACTCGCCCATTTTGCGCAGCAGATCGTACTCGTGCTCGGCGGTGAGCAGCTCAAGATCCGCCTCCGCCACAGGCAGCACGGCGACGCCCTGCTCCTCCGCCTGGCGGAAAATGCTGCAGATGCGTGCGTGGGCGTACTGCACGTAAAACACCGGATTCTCGTTGGACGTCGAGACGGCCAGGTCCATGTCGAAGTCCAGATGCGTGTCCATGCTGCGCATCGTGAAGAAGTACCGGATCGCGTCGACGCCGACTTCGTCCATCAGGTCCTCGATCGTGATCGCCTTGCCCGTACGCTTGGACATCTTGACCTTCTCGCCGTTCTGGAACAGGCTGACCATCTGCGCGATCAGCACCGTCAGACGCTGCGGATCGTGGCCAAGCGCCGCCATAGCCGCCTTGACGCGCGGGATGTAACCATGGTGGTCCGCGCCCCAAATGTTGATCAGCTCGTCATAGCCGCGCGCGAACTTGTCCATATGATAGGCGATATCGGGCGTGAGGTACGTGTAGCTGCCGTCGTTTTTAACGAGCACGCGGTTCTTGTCGTCCCCGAACGCCGTCGTATTCAGCCAGACCGCGCCTTCCTCTTCGTACACGTGACCTTGCGCGCGCAGCGCTTCGAGCGCGCCTTCGACCTTCCCCGTCCGATACAGCGAAGTCTCGCTGTACCAGCTGTCGAAGCTCACGCCGAACCGGCCGAGGTCGCGCTTGATCTTGTCCAGCTCGCGCTCGAGGCCGTAGCTGCGGAAGTAGTCGAAGCGCTCCTCCTCCGTCTTCTCCAGCAGGCGCGCGCCTTCGCGCTCCGCCAGCTCTTTGGCGAAGCCGACGATGTCCTCTCCGTAGTAGCCGTCTTCCGGCATCGCCGCATCCTCGCCGAGCGCCTGGCGGTAGCGCGCCTCGATGGAGCGGGCCAGGTTATTGACCTGGTTGCCCGCGTCGTTGATATAGTATTCGCGCGAAACGTCATAGCCGGCAAACGCCAGCACGTTGCACAGCGCATCGCCGACCGCGGCGCCGCGCGCGTGGCCGAGATGCAGGCTGCCCGTCGGATTCGCGCTGACGAATTCGACCTGCACCTTGCGTCCGCCGCCGGCGTCCGTACGGCCGTATGCGCCGCCCTGCTCCAGCACGGATGCGACGACAGGCAGCAGATAACGCTTGTCCATGCGGAAATTGATGAAGCCCGGACCCGCGATTTCCGCGGACGTGACATTCGCCTTAGCCTTGTCCAGGTTCTCGATGATCGCGGTCGCGATCTCGCGCGGATTTTTCTTCGCGATGCGCGTCAGCTGCATGGCCGCGTTAGTGGCCAGATCGCCGTGCGCCTTGTCGCGGGGCACTTCGATGACGATCGCCGGCACCTGCTCCCGCTCCACGACCCCCGCCTTGACCGCGGCGTCCGCGATCGCTTCTTTTAACGTCTCGTATGTCTGCTCCAGCACGTTCATGACCCTATTCCTCCCGTATATCCAGTCCGATCTCGAACCGGCCCATCTCCTGATCCTCGCTGCGCATATCGTAGCGCCAGGACAGCGTGCCGCCGGCATCCGTCAAGTCCGCCGACAGCTCGTGCGTGTACGCCTCCACGGCCATCGAGCCCTGCGGCAAGCGCACCGCGCCCGGCGTCGCCGCGCCCAGGCGAAACGTCTGCTCGACGCCGATCTCGCCCTGCCGTACGACGCGCACGTCGCCCTTCAGGACGGATACCGTCATCGCGTCCGGGCACCGCAGCACCCAGCCCGTCGCCATCCGGAACCACTGGCCCGTCAGCCGCTCCTCCGCCCATTCGCCGGATTCGCCGTCTTGCCGGCTGCGGAACACGACCGTCACGCGCCTGTAGTCCGGCATTCCGATCCGCTCCCGTCTGTCCGATTGTCTGTTATTACTATATACACAACGCTCTTTGAATTCAACGACGGAGGGCGCTCGCCCCTCTTGCCCCAGCCGACCCCGCATGCTATGATATGGGCCAATATCCGATCGACGTTGAACGGGAGAGTACCGGATCGCATAGCCGTACCAGAGAGCCGGAGGGGTGGGAACCGGCACGGCGGGATCTTCGGGAAGCGGACCCGGGAGTCGGTCGCCCGAACCGGCGCGGCGCCATAGCCGCAAGCCCGGCAGTAGGGCGATCCGGCCTTGCGGCCGTTATCCGTTTGAGCGGCGTCTCGCGCAGTCCATCTGCACGGGCGCTATAAGAGTGGTACCGCGGACACACCTCCGTCTCTTGATGAGACGGAGGTTTTTTGCGTTCGGATTTAGCGTTCGGATTGTGCGTTCGGATTGTGCGTTTGGATGGAGTGCGTTTGGATTGTGCGTTCGGATTGTGCGTTCGGATGGAGTGCGTTTGAATTTTGCGTTCCGAATAAAGCGAAGGAGGACATCGACATGCTGTTACAGCAAGCTGCAGTCCTACTGCAACCCCACGTACCGTTAGAAAAGGAGGCGCTGCTCCGCCGGCTCGAAACACCTCCGGAGCCGAAGCTCGGCGACGTCGCATTCCCTTGCTTCGTCCTGGCGAAGCAGCTTCGCCGCGCGCCGGGCGCGATCGCCGCGGAGCTCGCCGATGCGGTGAATGCGGCAGACCAAGGCGTCCGTGCCGAGGCGGCTGGCGGTTACGTCAATCTGTTTTTCGATTCCGCCGTCTGGCTGGGCCGGATCGTCGACGCCGCCCTCGAACCCGGCTACGGACGCAGCGACGAGGGCCGCGGCAGACATGTCGTCATCGACATGTCTTCGCCCAACATCGCCAAGCCGCTCGGCGTCGGCCACCTGCGCTCCACGATGATCGGCAACGCGCTGGCCAACCTTTACAGAGAGACCGGGCACGCCGTAACGACCGTCAACCATCTCGGCGATTGGGGCACCCAGTTCGGCAAGCTTATCGTCGCCTACCGCCGCTGGGGCGGCAAAGCGGCGCTCGAAGCCGATCCGATCGGGGAGAGCCTGCAGCTTTACGTCCGTTTCCATGAGGAAGCGGCAGAAGATCCCGCGCTGGAGGACGAAGCAAGGGAAGCGTTTCTGCGTTTGGAGCAGGGGGATGAGGAAACGGCGGCGCTTTGGCGCTTTTTCGTCCAAGCGAGCATGAAGGAATTCGAGCGCGTCTATGCGCGGCTCGGCGTCAGCTTCGACGAGGTGCTCGGCGAGAGCTTTTACAACGACAAGCTGGAGCCTGTGCTGGAACGCCTGCGCGCGCAGGGACTGCTCGCGGAGAGCGACGGGGCGCTCGTTGTCAGGTTAGACGAGGAAGGGCTGCCGCCCTGCCTGATTCTCAAAAAAGACGGCGCCACGATCTACCCGGTCCGCGACCTCGCGACCGCGATATACCGCAAGCATGTAATGAATGCGGACCGTCTGTTGTATGTCGTGGGCGCGGAGCAGCAGCTGCATTTCAGGCAGGTGTTCGGGGTACTCGGGAAAATGGGAGAGCCGTGGACGGGAGACTGCGAGCATGTGCCGTTTGGACTCATGACCGTGGAGGGCAAGAAGATGTCCACCCGCAGGGGGAAGGTCGTCTTCCTGGACGAGGTGCTGGACGAAGCGGTGCGCAGAGCGCGCGAGATCATCGCGGCCAAGAGCCCGGATCTGCCGGGCGCGGACGAAGTCGCCGAAGCTGTCGGCATTGGCGCGGTTGTGTTCGGCGATCTGAAAAACCGCAGGCAGCTGTCTGTAGACTTCAAGCTGGAAGAGGTCGTCAGCTTTGAGGGCGAGACGGGACCTTACGTGCAATATACGCATGCGAGAATTGCCAGCCTTCTTCGCAAGGGCGGCTCCCTGTCAGAACAACAGCCGCTCGGGAAAAAGGGTGCGCATGTCCCGGCCGAAGGCATCGGTATGACGGATGCAGCTTGGGTTTGCGCCAAGCGGCTCACGGAGTGGGGCGCAGCGGTGAGCGAGGCCTTACGGGACAACGAACCGTCGGCCGTAGCGCGTTACCTGCTGGAGCTCGCGCGCGACTTCAACCGCTTCTATCACGACGGCAAAGTCATCCAGCCGGGCGACGAATCCGGCACGCAGGCGCGCTTGCGCCTGTCGGCGGCAGTCGGCTCCCTGCTGGGCAGCGGCCTGGAGCTGCTGGGCATTGCCGCGCCGGAGCGTATGTAACCGGGGCTGCGGAAAGATGGTTGGGTGCGCTTTGGCGGGCGCGTTTGCGCCTAAATGCCAAAGCCGGCAACACGCTGGCAGCACGCAGCTGACAACAGCCGCCGACGGCAAACGCCTAAAGATAGCCGATAAAATCGGCTATCTCGCGCCTCGCCGCTCCCCAACCGCCGCAGTTAGCCGGGAAAACCGGCTATCTCGGGCTTTTACTATTCTCTGGTTCCCAAAGCTTTGCAATGACGTGACCTAGTAGCCATCATTTAGTACCCATTTGCGCTTATCGACCCCATCCGGCACGGGGCAGAGTTGGCGTAAATGGCTTTTTGATCCTATCGACACCATTCCGGGCGTTGCGGAGGCTGCGGTAGCGCCCAAATGCGCTTATCTCCGGCCGCAAGCCGCATTTGTCCCGAGCGGTAGCGCCCAAATGCGCTTATCTCCCGCCGCAAGCCGCATGTGTACCGAGTGATAGCGCCCAAATGCGCTTATCTCCGGCTGCAAGCCGCATGTGTCCCGAGTGATAGCGCCCAAATGCGCTTATCTCCGGCTGCAAGCCGCATGTGTCCCGAGTGATAGCGCCCAAATGCGCTTATCTCCGGCTGCAAGCCGCATGTGTCCCGAGCGGTAGCGCCCAAATGCGCTTATCTCCGGCCGCAAGCCGCATGTGTCCCGAGCGATAGCGCCCAAATGCGCTTATCCTCGGCCCCGGGACACGCCACCCCGGCGCGTAAGCGCCTTAACGCACGCTCCCCCTCCGTCCCCTCTGCGTAGCTCCAACGAAAAAGCCCGGAACGCAAAGCGTCTTACGACGCTTCCGCCCGGGCTTTTGCATGCCAAACCGAATCTAATTCCCTTAACGGACCCGCGTCTCCGTCAATTGGAACTGTCCCACCAGCTGCCGCAGGAAGGCGGTGATGCCCTCGACGCTGTGCGACGTATGCCGGACGCCCACGATCTCGCCGAGCAGCGCCTGCACCTTGGTCTCGACCTCGGCCGAGATGGCGCGGTTCTCCTTGCTGACGTCGGCGATCTTTTCCATCAAGGCGACGACTTCGTCTACGACCTGCGTCTTCATGGCTTCCTCCGACTTGGCGGCAGCGAGCGTTTGGGAAGCGACGGCGACGAGCTCCGTGCCTTCCTCGACCACGCGGGTGCCTTCTTCCATCGAGGCGGAGGCCAGCTTCGCGTGGTCGTATATCTTGGCCACGATGGCGTTGACCTCTTCCGTCGATCGCCGCGTCGAATCGGCCAGCTTGCGGATCTCGCCGGCGACGACGGCGAAGCCGCGCCCGTGCTCGCCGACGCGCGCCGCCTCGATGGAGGCATTCAGCGCGAGCAGATTGGTCTGGGCAGAGATTTCCTCGATGACGGCAAGCACGCTGCGAATCTCTCCTGCCGTATCCATAAACAACCGGATCGTGCCGTTCGTTTGCGCGACGCTGTCCGAGATTTGCGACATTTTGCCGCCGATCCGCCCGACCTCGCCTTGCGCGACTTCAATCTGCACCGCAGCCTTTCGTTCGAGCATGGCCAGCGTCTCCCGCATCTCGCCGGCCACGTCCTTGGCGACGTCGATATCCTTCAGCTGCCTGCGGAGACTGCGGATCATGTCGTGAATGCGCTCGCTGACCCGCTCGGTCGAGCCGGCCGTGGAAGCGGCGGTCTCGTACATGAGCCGCTGGCTGCTGGATACGTCGGATGCGGCAAGGCGCACCTGAAGCATGATGCCCTCGAGCGAGTCGATCATGTTGTTGATCCATTTCGCCAGGTCGCGGATCTCGTCGTCGTCGTAATCTGCCGTTCGAATCCGCTGCGTCAGGTCGCCTTTGCCTTCGGCGTTGATCCGGATGAACTTGCTCAGGCTGCGCAGCGGCTCGGACACGCGCCGGTCGCTCCTGCGCGACACCAGCGCGATGCCTGCCCATCCGGCTACCAAAGACAGCGCCAGCTCGCAGACGGCGGTCCATGCAGGCGAAACCTCCGATGCGAGAAATCCGACGAGCGCGGCCGATACGGCGGCAAACGCGACAACGCCCAACCACAGCGGCTTCGCGAGCCGAACCGATACGCTGCGAATCCGGTATACTTCCTCCAGATCGCCCTCGCACATCATGCCCCAGCGGTCCGGACAATGCGGAAGCTCGAAGGTCACCCCTTTGCCGATAACGGGAATGTGGCGGTAATCCGAATAGCCGGGAAATTCGACGAACAGGTTGCTGCCGTTGCGGATCGTGCTGGCGACGCCCGGATGCAGCTGCCCGGTGGCCGGATCGGTGAACACAAGCTCGAGCTCGGTATGCTCCTTGACGGACACGACGCCCCAGTCGGTGGTGACGCCGTCCTTCAGATTTTCGCCATGGGTAAAGGTCCTGTCTTCGAACCGGCTGCGCGACAGCGCGGTGCCCGGCGCAATGTGCGTGTTAAGAGAGGGCTTCGCCATGAACAAATAGTTGTCTCCGGAGTCGGGGTAGACATGACCGGATTCGCGCTGGATGAGGTCCCCGATGACGTCGTTCGGCACTCTTCCGCACAACGCGCCCTGCCACTTGCCGTTTTCCGTGAACGGCAAAATGAAGAGCAGAGTCATCTTGTCGTGAAACGCGGACGAGCGGGCCCCGATCTCCGCCGTCATCGGGTCGGGGTAAGGACCGAACAGACAGGGACGGGCGCCGGCGCCGCCGCCTTTCGCATAATCCATGCCCGCCGCAAACCCGGCGCCGCTCTCGTAAGTCCGCCCCTCATGAGGCAGGTGCGTCGAATAAACGACCGTCCCTGCGGCATCGGTCAGAAAAATCTCCGTAAAATCGATTGCGCGCGTGTACGCCGAGCCGATCAGCTTTTCCATCGCTTCGCGGGCGGCCTCGCTGCCGACCGGCATCGTATCGCCGCCTTGCGATCGAAGCTGCTCCAGCAGCCGGTCCAGATGACGCCAATAGTCCGTCGTCCAATCCTTCAGGAGCTGCATCCGCGTCTCGGCAATGCCTTCGAAAATTTCTTCGATATCCCGCTTCAGCCGTTTGTTGAGCCTGTACGACCACCATAACGGAAGTCCTTTTTTAAAGCCGAGCCAGTCGAACATGCCGCCCACCCCATTTATATTTATTATGTAAGTAATAATAACATTTAGGATGACAAATTTCCTCATATTTCCGAATGTTTCCTTCCATTTTATTAAATAATGTTAGTCTTTATAACGTATTCACGATTCAGCGAATGAAAAAAACCCAACTTCTTAAGAAGTTGGGCTCATTCTGCATAATTATTGTCAAATTACTTGGTCAGATCCTCGACGAACTTCGGCAGCGCGAAGGCTGCGTGATGCAGGCGAGGCGTGTAATACTTCGTGTCGAGCTCCGGCAGCTGGGAAGCGTCGACCTGGAGCGGATCGTGCTTTTTGCTGCCCATCGTGAACGTCCACAGGCCGCTCGGGTACGTCGGGATATTCGCCGTGAACACGCGCACGATCGGGAACACTTCCTTCACGTCGCGGTTTACGCTTTGGATCAGTTCCGCCTTGAACCAAGGGTTGTCCGTCTGGGCGACGAACAGCCCCTCTTCCTTCAGCGACTCGTAGATGCCCTGATAGAAGCCGCGCGTGAACAAATGCGCCGCGGGGCCGACCGGCTCGGTCGTATCCGCCAGGATGACGTCGTACGTGTTTTTATGATCGAGAATATGCTTGAAGCCGTCGTTCACCTGCACGTCGACCCGCGGATCTTCGAGCTTGCCTGCGATCGATGGCAGGTATTGCTTGGAATATTCGATGACTTTGCCGTCGATGTCGACGAGGACCGCCTTTTTCACCTTCGGATGCTTCAGCACTTCGCGGATGACGCCGCCGTCGCCGCCGCCGACGACCAGCACCTGCTCCGGGTTAGGATGCGTGAACAGCGCGGGATGCGCAACCATCTCGTGGTATACGAACTCGTCCTTGACGGTCGTCATAACCATGCCGTCCAGTACCAGCATGTTGCCCCACTCTTCCGTCTCGATCATCGCCAGTTCTTGAAAATCGGTTTGCTCGTGCACGTATGTTTGCTTGATCTTCGCCGTGATGCCGAAGTTTTCGGTTTGCTTTTCGGTGTACCACAATTCCATGGAGGACATGGGATCCCTTCTTTCCTGTCGGATTCGACTAAACAAGTTGTATTATAGGGGATCGTGCGCAAAAAGCAATGCGGATTTGGACGGGTCTGGAATAAGCGAAAGCCGTCTTTTCCATAATAAGGGGTGAGTGTGTTCGGAATGTAACGTTAAACGTCGACCTGTGTCAGACGATTGTCGGATGATGAAAAGAATCGCTCGGCGCAAAGCCCGCATCGTTCGCATACGGCGCAAAGGAGGATTCGAGTTGGATATGCACTCGGAAAGAAGGGCGGCAGGCCGGGAAGCAGGAGGCGCGCCCGTGCGCGCGGAGGCGCCACCGCGCCCGGAACGTCCGGAGCGGGCAGGCGGCGGCAAGAGGCGCAGACTCGGCTGGCGGATGGCGCTCGGCGTCGCCCTGCTGCTGCTCGCGGGCGCCGTCGCCGCAGCCGAGCTGGCACTCCGGTTCGGCAGTCTGCCGATGGCCGAGCTCCCCCAGTCGACCCGCATACTCGACATGAACGGGCAGGTGCTGTCCTCCCTGCAGGGCGGCGTCAACCGGCGGACGGTGGCGCTGCGCGATATCTCGCCCTGGCTGACGAAGGCGACGCTCGCGGTGGAGGATCGCCGGTTTTACTCGCATTCGGGCGTCGATCTGCGCGGACTTGCGAGAGCCGCCTGGGTGGACGCGCGCCATCTGTCCCGCGAACAGGGGGCCAGCACGCTGACGCAGCAGCTCGCCCGCAACCTGTATTTGAGCCACGAGCGCACCTGGACCCGCAAAGCCAAGGAAGCCTGGTACGCGGCGATGCTGGAGCGCAAATACAGCAAGGACAAGATTCTTGAGATGTATCTGAATCAAATCTATTACGGCAACGGCGTTTATGGGGCCGAGGCGGCGGCACAGCTTTACTTCGGCAAGCCGGCCGCCTCGCTTACCTTGGCGGAGAGTTCCCTGCTCGCCGGCATTCCGAAGGGACCGCGTTATTATTCGCCGTATACGCGGCTGCCGCAGGCGCTCCAAAGGCAGCGCATCGTGCTGCAGTCGATGGAGGACAGCGGCGCGATCGATGCGCAGCAGCGGCGACAGGCGCTCGCCGAAAAGATCGTCGTCCGGCCGATGCCGGACAACCGCGGACAGAGCGCCCCGTACTTCACGGATTACGTGCGAAAGCTGGCGGCCAGCAAGCTCGGCATCGAGGAGCGGCTGTTGAACGAGGGCGGCCTGCAAATTTATACGACGCTCGACAGCCGGATGCAGCGCGAGGCGGAAGCGGCCGTCGAGAAGCAGATGCCCAAGAACAGCCAGCTGCAGGCCGCCCTCGTCTCGATCGATCCCGCGACGGGGTACATCAAGGCGATGGTCGGCGGCCGTCATTACGTGGACAATCCGTACAACCGCGTTTTCGCGGCCACGCGCCAGCCGGGCTCCTCGTTCAAGGCGGTCGTCTATGCGGCCGCGCTCGAGAGCCGTGCCGTCACCGCCGCGACGACCTTCCGCAGCGAGCCGACCGTCTTCTATTACGACGACTACCGCAAAGTGTACCGGCCGAGCAACTACAACGACCGCTACTTCGGCGCAGACATCGGGCTGCGGCAGGCCATCGGCACGTCGGACAATATTTTTGCGGTTCAGACGCTCATGAAGACCGGTCCCGACACCGTCATCGCGATGGCGCGCAAGCTCGGGATCGCCGCTAAGATGGACGCCGTGCCGTCCCTCGCGCTCGGGACGTTTCCGGTGAGCCCGTACGAGATGGCCTCGGCTTATGCCGTGTTCGCCGCCGGCGGCGTGAAGCGGGAGACCACGGCGATCCTGCGCATCGCCGACAGCGCCGGGCACACCTTGTACGAAGCGAGCCCGAAGTCGGAGCAGGTCGTGTCCCCCGCGCTATCTTACGTGCTGACCGATCTGCTGGGCAGCGTGTTCGAGCCCGGCGGCACCGCACGGCGCGTCGCCCATCTGCTGCACCGGCCGACGGCCGGCAAGTCGGGCACGACGAGCTCGGACGCCTGGTTCGTCGGCTACACGCCGGACCTGGTCACGTCCGTCTGGGTCGGCTACGACAAAGGACGGGCCATCACCTCCAGCGAAGCGCACCGGGCAGCCCCTATCTTCGCGGAGTTTACGGAGGCCGCGCTGGCCGGCGTGGAGCCGCACGCATTTGCGATGCCGGAGGGCGTCGTCTCGACGGACATCGATCCCGCATCGGGGCTGCTCGCGTCCGTCGCTTGCCCGGCGCGCGTGCATGCGGCGTTTCTGGCCGGCACGGAGCCGACCGGCATCTGCGGACAGGATCCCGAGGCAAAGAACAAGGACGGCGGCGGACCGAAGTCGCTGTGGCGCAAAATACGCGGTTGGTGGAAGAGCTGACGCGTTAAGACGCGTGCACATCGCTATTTCGCGCATGGGGCGACCATTTCGGC from the Cohnella hashimotonis genome contains:
- a CDS encoding S8 family peptidase, yielding MDSSALLRLLRRLLSGGGERGARTIVRFAKHEDGRRFLARLAARRSRSAALRAARPIRVIGGFSLPLRAASLTPLLSYGCMLEEDRSVKISHALPRPSAQSFSKMDIPWGVRRIRAPQAWSRTTGQRVKVGVIDTGVDFSHPDLRHALNRGINLLQRASLPHDDNGHGTHIAGTISAANASRGMIGVAPRTELYPVKAFDTDGSAYVSDIILGIEWCIHHGMDIVNMSFGMPNRSDVLLKAVESAYKAGVLIVASSGNDGRKGRIDYPAGFSHTVAVGALDRRGRIARFTNRSAAIDIFAPGAKVESAWPNGRRRLMSGTSMATSHVTGAVALLLALRPGLSPGRIKDILRRSAKPLGYDKAPQGAGELDVLRLLEIAGESSGGAGGTPGDRSAGSKSL
- the argS gene encoding arginine--tRNA ligase, with translation MNVLEQTYETLKEAIADAAVKAGVVEREQVPAIVIEVPRDKAHGDLATNAAMQLTRIAKKNPREIATAIIENLDKAKANVTSAEIAGPGFINFRMDKRYLLPVVASVLEQGGAYGRTDAGGGRKVQVEFVSANPTGSLHLGHARGAAVGDALCNVLAFAGYDVSREYYINDAGNQVNNLARSIEARYRQALGEDAAMPEDGYYGEDIVGFAKELAEREGARLLEKTEEERFDYFRSYGLERELDKIKRDLGRFGVSFDSWYSETSLYRTGKVEGALEALRAQGHVYEEEGAVWLNTTAFGDDKNRVLVKNDGSYTYLTPDIAYHMDKFARGYDELINIWGADHHGYIPRVKAAMAALGHDPQRLTVLIAQMVSLFQNGEKVKMSKRTGKAITIEDLMDEVGVDAIRYFFTMRSMDTHLDFDMDLAVSTSNENPVFYVQYAHARICSIFRQAEEQGVAVLPVAEADLELLTAEHEYDLLRKMGEFPAVVADSAKDYAPHHIVRYVYELAALFHSYYRAERVITEDAAQSQARLQLLAALRHTLANGLRLIGVSAPEQM
- a CDS encoding DUF1934 domain-containing protein — protein: MPDYRRVTVVFRSRQDGESGEWAEERLTGQWFRMATGWVLRCPDAMTVSVLKGDVRVVRQGEIGVEQTFRLGAATPGAVRLPQGSMAVEAYTHELSADLTDAGGTLSWRYDMRSEDQEMGRFEIGLDIREE
- the argS gene encoding arginine--tRNA ligase produces the protein MLLQQAAVLLQPHVPLEKEALLRRLETPPEPKLGDVAFPCFVLAKQLRRAPGAIAAELADAVNAADQGVRAEAAGGYVNLFFDSAVWLGRIVDAALEPGYGRSDEGRGRHVVIDMSSPNIAKPLGVGHLRSTMIGNALANLYRETGHAVTTVNHLGDWGTQFGKLIVAYRRWGGKAALEADPIGESLQLYVRFHEEAAEDPALEDEAREAFLRLEQGDEETAALWRFFVQASMKEFERVYARLGVSFDEVLGESFYNDKLEPVLERLRAQGLLAESDGALVVRLDEEGLPPCLILKKDGATIYPVRDLATAIYRKHVMNADRLLYVVGAEQQLHFRQVFGVLGKMGEPWTGDCEHVPFGLMTVEGKKMSTRRGKVVFLDEVLDEAVRRAREIIAAKSPDLPGADEVAEAVGIGAVVFGDLKNRRQLSVDFKLEEVVSFEGETGPYVQYTHARIASLLRKGGSLSEQQPLGKKGAHVPAEGIGMTDAAWVCAKRLTEWGAAVSEALRDNEPSAVARYLLELARDFNRFYHDGKVIQPGDESGTQARLRLSAAVGSLLGSGLELLGIAAPERM
- a CDS encoding methyl-accepting chemotaxis protein, with the translated sequence MFDWLGFKKGLPLWWSYRLNKRLKRDIEEIFEGIAETRMQLLKDWTTDYWRHLDRLLEQLRSQGGDTMPVGSEAAREAMEKLIGSAYTRAIDFTEIFLTDAAGTVVYSTHLPHEGRTYESGAGFAAGMDYAKGGGAGARPCLFGPYPDPMTAEIGARSSAFHDKMTLLFILPFTENGKWQGALCGRVPNDVIGDLIQRESGHVYPDSGDNYLFMAKPSLNTHIAPGTALSRSRFEDRTFTHGENLKDGVTTDWGVVSVKEHTELELVFTDPATGQLHPGVASTIRNGSNLFVEFPGYSDYRHIPVIGKGVTFELPHCPDRWGMMCEGDLEEVYRIRSVSVRLAKPLWLGVVAFAAVSAALVGFLASEVSPAWTAVCELALSLVAGWAGIALVSRRSDRRVSEPLRSLSKFIRINAEGKGDLTQRIRTADYDDDEIRDLAKWINNMIDSLEGIMLQVRLAASDVSSSQRLMYETAASTAGSTERVSERIHDMIRSLRRQLKDIDVAKDVAGEMRETLAMLERKAAVQIEVAQGEVGRIGGKMSQISDSVAQTNGTIRLFMDTAGEIRSVLAVIEEISAQTNLLALNASIEAARVGEHGRGFAVVAGEIRKLADSTRRSTEEVNAIVAKIYDHAKLASASMEEGTRVVEEGTELVAVASQTLAAAKSEEAMKTQVVDEVVALMEKIADVSKENRAISAEVETKVQALLGEIVGVRHTSHSVEGITAFLRQLVGQFQLTETRVR
- the speE gene encoding polyamine aminopropyltransferase; its protein translation is MELWYTEKQTENFGITAKIKQTYVHEQTDFQELAMIETEEWGNMLVLDGMVMTTVKDEFVYHEMVAHPALFTHPNPEQVLVVGGGDGGVIREVLKHPKVKKAVLVDIDGKVIEYSKQYLPSIAGKLEDPRVDVQVNDGFKHILDHKNTYDVILADTTEPVGPAAHLFTRGFYQGIYESLKEEGLFVAQTDNPWFKAELIQSVNRDVKEVFPIVRVFTANIPTYPSGLWTFTMGSKKHDPLQVDASQLPELDTKYYTPRLHHAAFALPKFVEDLTK